The DNA window GCTGCGCGGCGGCGGCTCTGGCGACGGCGGCATCGACATCGTCCCGTGTGGCGGCCGGGACGATGGCGACGATTTCCTCGGTGGCCGGGTTCAGCACCTCAAGAGGGAGGGCCAGCGGATCGGACACGTGGTGCCTCACAGACGTTCGGTCGGTTCGGTGGGGTTACAGGCGTTCGAAGGAGCGGCGCAGCTCCCAGTCGGTGACCGCGGAGTCGTAGGCGTCGAGTTCCACGCGGGCCATGTTCCGGTAGTGGGCGACGACCTCGGGGCCGAAGGCGGCCTTGGCGATCTCGCTGTTCTCCCAGAGCTCGGCGGCCTCGCGCAGGGTCGCCGGGACGTGTGCGTAGTCGGCGGTGTAGGCGTTCCCCCGGCACACGTCGGGCAGTTCGAGGCCGTGCTCGATGCCGTGGATCCCGGCCGCGACCAGGCCCGCGACGGCGAGGTAGGGGTTGACGTCGCCGCCGGGCAGCCGGTTCTCGAAGCGCATGGAGCGGCCGTGCCCGACGACGCGCAGGGCGCAGGTCCGGTTGTCCACGCCCCAGGCGACGGCGGTCGGCGCGAAGGATCCCGGCCGGAAACGCTTGTACGAGTTGATGTTCGGGGCGTAGAGAAGGGAGAAGTCGCGCAGCGCGGCGAGCTGGCCGGCCAGGAAGTGCCGCATGACCGGAGACATGCCGAGTCCCTGGTCGTCGGCGTCCCGGTCACCGGCGGCCATCGCGTTGCGCCCGTCGGCGTCGGCCAGGGAGAGGTGGATGTGGCAGGAGTTGCCCTCGCGCTCGTCGTACTTGGCCATGAAGGTGAGCGAGACGCCCTCCTGGGCCGCGATCTCCTTCGCGCCGGTCTTGTAGACGGCGTGCTGGTCGCAGGTGGTCAGCGCCTCGTCGTAGCGGAAGGCGATCTCGTGCTGGCCGAGGTTGCACTCCCCCTTCGCCGACTCCACGGTCAGGCCCGCGGCCTGCATCTCGTTGCGGATGCGGCGCAGCAGGGGTTCGATGCGGCCGGTGCCGAGGACGGAGTAGTCGATGTTGTACTGGTTGGCGGGGGTCAGGCCGCGGTAGTTGGCGTTCCAGGCCTGTTCGTAGGTGTCCTGGAAGACCATGAACTCCAGCTCGGTGCCGACCATCGCGGCGTAGCCGTGCTCGGCCAGGCGTTCGAGCTGGCGGCGCAGGATCTGCCGGGGGGCGGCGACGACCGGAGTGCCGTCGTTCCAGGCGAGGTCGGCGAGGAGGAAGGCACTGCCGGGGTTCCAGGGGAGGCGGCGCAGGGTGGCGTGGTCGGGGTGCATGGCGAAGTCGCCGTAGCCCCGGTCCCAGGAGGACATCTCGTACCCGTCGACGGTGTTCATGTCGGTGTCGACGGCGAGGAGGTAGTTGCAGCCCTCGGTGCCGTGCGCGAGGACCTCGTCGAGGAAGAACTGTGCGGCGAACCGCTTGCCCTGGAGGCGTCCCTGCATGTCGGGGAAGGCCAGGACGACTGTGTCGATCTCGCCGCCGGCGACCAGGGAGCGCAGCTCCTCGATCGCCAGCGGCGGCTTGCGGTCTACCACGGGAATCTCTCCTTCGGTGAGCCGAGGACGCCTAAGGTATTGAATAGAACCATTGCTTGGGAAGGGGAGGGGCCAAGATGACCGACACGGCGAGCGAGGGTGGCGCGATCGCGCGGCTGAATCCCGTGCTGCGACAGGTGCGGGCGGGCAACGGGTTCGAGGAGGCGCTGGAGCAGATCCTCCAGGTGGTCCGGCTGGGCCTGGTGCCGGGCGGCGAACGGTTGCCGCCCGAGCGCGAGTTGGCCGAGCGGATGGGGATCAGCCGGGTCACCCTGCGCGAGGTCCTGAAGGTACTGCAGGACCAGGGGCTGGTGGAGGCGCGGCGCGGCCGGTACGGCGGGACGTTCGTGCTGCCCCGGCCGGACACCCCGGCGGGCGGCGCCGAGGAGGAGCTGCGCCGGCGCGTCGCGGGCGTGGACATCGAGGACGCCCTGCGGTTCCGCGAGGTCCTGGAGGTGGGGGCGGCCGGCCTGTGCGCCTCGCAGGGGCTGACCGAGGAGGGCGCCGAACGGCTGCTCGGCGCCCTGGCCGCCACCCACGACGCCCCCCTCGCCGACTACCGGCGCCAGGACACCCTCTTCCACCTGACCCTGTGCGAACTGGCCGGATCCGCCACCCTGACGGCCCAGTACGCCGCCGTCCGGGCCACGGTCAACGACCTGCTGGACTGCATCCCGCTGCTGGTGCGCAACCTGGAGCACTCGCAGCAGCAGCACACGGCGCTGGTGGAGTCCGTGCTGGAAGGGGACGCCGACGGGGCCCGCGAGACGATGCGCGAGCACTGCTGCGGCACGGCGGCGCTGCTGCGGGGCTTCCTGGCGTGACCGCCCGACCCCCCGGGAGCGATTCGTAACTTCCGTTTAACGCAGAGGTCTTGCGCTCTCCACCGCACTGCGGCAAAGGTACGGGCCACAACCATTGCCCTGAGGCAGGAGCGCACGATGGCCGACGACATCGAGGCACGGCTGAGCGCCGTACCCGCACCCACCCCGTCCCCCAAGGGCGGCGGCAGCCACGACGACTACCTGGAACGCCGCACGCTGCGCCGGGGCAGCGCCGGCTGGCTGCTGCTGACCGGTCTCGGCGTCGCGTACGTGGTCTCCGGCGACTTCTCCGGCTGGAACGTCGGCCTCGACAAGGGCGGCTTCGGCGGTCTCGCCATCGCCACCGTCCTGATGGGCGCGATGTACGCGTGCCTGGTCTTCTCCCTGGCGGAGCTCTCCACCATCCTGCCCACGGCGGGCGGCGGGTACGGATTCGCCCGCCGCGCCCTCGGCCCCTGGGGCGGCTTCCTCACCGGTACCGCCATCCTGATCGAGTACATCCTGGCCCCGGCCGCGATCGTCATCTTCATCGGCGACTACGTCGAGTCCCTCGGCCTCTTCGGCCTCACCTCCAGCTGGCCCGTCTACCTCGGCTGCTTCGTCGTCTTCGTCGGGGTCCACCTGTGGGGCGTCGGCGAGGCGCTGCGCTTCAGCCTGGTCGTGACCGCGATCGCCGTCGCCGCGCTGCTGATCTTCGCGGTGGGAGCCCTCACCGAGTTCGACGCCTCCGGCCTGGACGACATCCCGGTCGACGCGAGCGCCTTCGGCTCGAACTCCTGGCTGCCGATGGGGCTGCTGGGCATCTGGGCCGCGTTCCCCTTCGGCATGTGGTTCTTCCTGGGCGTGGAGGGCGTACCGCTGGCCGCCGAGGAGGCCAAGGACCCGGTCCGCTCCATGCCGAAGGCGCTGGCGATCTCCATGGGCATCCTCGCCCTGCTGGCCCTGGTCACCTTCTTCGCGGCGACCGGCGCGCAGGGCGCGGACGCCGTCAAGTCGGCGGGCAACCCGCTGGTCGTGGCGCTGGAGGGGGACGGCGGCCCGACCGCGCTGAGCCGCTTCGTCAACTACGCGGGCCTGGCCGGGCTGGTGGCCTCCTTCTTCTCCCTGATCTACGCGGGCTCCCGCCAGCTCTTCGCCCTCTCCCGGGCCGGCTACCTGCCGCGCTTCCTCTCGCTCACCTCGCAGCGCAAGGCCCCCTACCTGGGCCTGATCATCCCCGGCGCGATCGGCTTCGCCCTCGCCGCGGCCACCGGCAACGGCGCCCGCATGCTCAACATCGCGGTGTTCGGCGCGACCATCTCCTACGCCCTGATGGCCCTCTCGCACATCGTGCTGCGCCGCCGGGAGCCGGCCTTGGAGCGGCCGTACCGCACTCCGGGCGGCGTCCTGACCTCCTCGGTGGCCTTCGCGCTCGCCCTCTCGGCCCTGGTCGCCACCTTCCTGGTGGACAAGGACGCCGCCTTCATCGCGCTGGCCGTGTACGCCGTCGCCCTGGCCTATTTCGCGCTCTACAGTCGGCACCACCTCGTAGCCTCGGCTCCCGAGGAGGAGTTCGCGGCGCTGGCGCAGGCCGAGGCGGAACTGACCCGCGACTGACTCCTGCCGCCCCGCCCGTCCCGCACCGCCTTCCGGAGGTAGCCCGTGCCACGGCCGCTCATCGGCATCACCACCTACATCGAGGACTCCACCCGCTACGGGGTGTGGGACCTCCCGACGTCCCTGGTCCCCGCGGGGTACTACGAACTCGTCCAGGCGGCGGGCGGCGCGGCCGTGCTGCTGCCGCCGGACGAGCCGGGGGCGGCGGCGGAGGTGCTGAGCCGGGTGGACGGCCTGGTCGTCGCGGGCGGCCCCGACGTGGACCCGGTCCATTACGGGGCCGCCCGCGACCCGCGTACGGGCCCGCCCGCGACGGTGCGCGACCACTGGGAGCTGGCCCTGATCGCGGCCGCGCTGGACGCGGACCTGCCCGTCCTCGGCGTCTGCCGGGGCATGCAGGCCCTCAACGTCGCCCTGGGCGGCACGCTCGTCCAGCACCTCGACGGCCACTTCGACACTCCGGGCGCCATGTCCTGGCACCCGGTCCGCCCGGTCCCGGGGACCCGGTACGCGGCCCTGGTCCCGGAGGAGGCGGAGGTCCCGACCTACCACCACCAGGCCGTCGACCGCCTGGGCCGCGGCCTGATCGCCTCGGCCCACGCGGCCGACGGCACGGTGGAGGCCATCGAACTCCCCGACCCGGCCCGCTGGGTCCTCGGCGTGCAGTGGCACCCCGAACGCGACAAGGACACCCGCGTCATGTCCGCCCTGGTAGCAGCCGCCGCATCCCACACCGCCATCCCGGTGCCCTGACCCCTGCCCGGGGTGGGCGCCGCCTGCCAAGCGCGCCTCAAAGATCGGGGCTCCGCCCCGGGCCCCGCGCCTCAAACGCCGGTGGGGCCGGCTATGGCCGTCCCCCGAAACCGCGCCCGCGCCGAGCGCGACTCCAGCCCCGCCGGCGTTTGAGGCGCGGGGCCCGGGGCGGGCTCAATGCCCCGGCGGCCTAGTTCCGGCGGGTCAGGGACAGCAGGTCCCGGGCCGGCCCCGCAGGCCTCGCCCCCGCGGGCCAGACGGCCCGCAAGGCACGCCCCAGCGCGGCGCCCGCCACCGGCACCTCCACCAGCCTCCGCGCCGCCAGCTCGTCCCCCACCGCCAGCTCCGACAGGACACACGGCCCGGCCCCGCTCAGCGCCGCCGCCTTGACCGCGGTGGTCGACGCCAGTTCCAGCAGCGGCGCGGCCAGCCCCCCACACCCCGCCAGCGCGGCGTCCAGTACCTGCCGCGTACCCGACCCCCGCTCCCGCAGGATCAGCGGCGCGGCCGCCAGCTCCGCGACCTCCACCCCCTTCGAGCGCCGCGCCCACGCGTGCCCCGGGGCCACCGCCACCACCAGCCGGTCCTGCGCGATCACCGCCGAGTCCAGCCCCTCGGGAACCGTCAGCCCCTCCACGAAGCCGAGGTCCGCCTCGTGCGCGAGGACCCGCTCCGCGACCACCGCC is part of the Streptomyces subrutilus genome and encodes:
- a CDS encoding glutamine synthetase family protein; translated protein: MVDRKPPLAIEELRSLVAGGEIDTVVLAFPDMQGRLQGKRFAAQFFLDEVLAHGTEGCNYLLAVDTDMNTVDGYEMSSWDRGYGDFAMHPDHATLRRLPWNPGSAFLLADLAWNDGTPVVAAPRQILRRQLERLAEHGYAAMVGTELEFMVFQDTYEQAWNANYRGLTPANQYNIDYSVLGTGRIEPLLRRIRNEMQAAGLTVESAKGECNLGQHEIAFRYDEALTTCDQHAVYKTGAKEIAAQEGVSLTFMAKYDEREGNSCHIHLSLADADGRNAMAAGDRDADDQGLGMSPVMRHFLAGQLAALRDFSLLYAPNINSYKRFRPGSFAPTAVAWGVDNRTCALRVVGHGRSMRFENRLPGGDVNPYLAVAGLVAAGIHGIEHGLELPDVCRGNAYTADYAHVPATLREAAELWENSEIAKAAFGPEVVAHYRNMARVELDAYDSAVTDWELRRSFERL
- a CDS encoding FadR/GntR family transcriptional regulator, giving the protein MTDTASEGGAIARLNPVLRQVRAGNGFEEALEQILQVVRLGLVPGGERLPPERELAERMGISRVTLREVLKVLQDQGLVEARRGRYGGTFVLPRPDTPAGGAEEELRRRVAGVDIEDALRFREVLEVGAAGLCASQGLTEEGAERLLGALAATHDAPLADYRRQDTLFHLTLCELAGSATLTAQYAAVRATVNDLLDCIPLLVRNLEHSQQQHTALVESVLEGDADGARETMREHCCGTAALLRGFLA
- the eat gene encoding ethanolamine permease, producing the protein MADDIEARLSAVPAPTPSPKGGGSHDDYLERRTLRRGSAGWLLLTGLGVAYVVSGDFSGWNVGLDKGGFGGLAIATVLMGAMYACLVFSLAELSTILPTAGGGYGFARRALGPWGGFLTGTAILIEYILAPAAIVIFIGDYVESLGLFGLTSSWPVYLGCFVVFVGVHLWGVGEALRFSLVVTAIAVAALLIFAVGALTEFDASGLDDIPVDASAFGSNSWLPMGLLGIWAAFPFGMWFFLGVEGVPLAAEEAKDPVRSMPKALAISMGILALLALVTFFAATGAQGADAVKSAGNPLVVALEGDGGPTALSRFVNYAGLAGLVASFFSLIYAGSRQLFALSRAGYLPRFLSLTSQRKAPYLGLIIPGAIGFALAAATGNGARMLNIAVFGATISYALMALSHIVLRRREPALERPYRTPGGVLTSSVAFALALSALVATFLVDKDAAFIALAVYAVALAYFALYSRHHLVASAPEEEFAALAQAEAELTRD
- a CDS encoding gamma-glutamyl-gamma-aminobutyrate hydrolase family protein, translated to MPRPLIGITTYIEDSTRYGVWDLPTSLVPAGYYELVQAAGGAAVLLPPDEPGAAAEVLSRVDGLVVAGGPDVDPVHYGAARDPRTGPPATVRDHWELALIAAALDADLPVLGVCRGMQALNVALGGTLVQHLDGHFDTPGAMSWHPVRPVPGTRYAALVPEEAEVPTYHHQAVDRLGRGLIASAHAADGTVEAIELPDPARWVLGVQWHPERDKDTRVMSALVAAAASHTAIPVP
- a CDS encoding LysR family transcriptional regulator; its protein translation is MGNEEWVPLAHRVPDLGALELLLAVARVGSLSGAARRLGITQPAASSRIRAMEARLGVALVDRSPRGSTLTAEGALVTDWARRVVEAAEAFDAGAQALRGRRDSRLRVAASMTIAEYLLPGWLIALRGQRPDTAVSLHAGNSAVVAERVLAHEADLGFVEGLTVPEGLDSAVIAQDRLVVAVAPGHAWARRSKGVEVAELAAAPLILRERGSGTRQVLDAALAGCGGLAAPLLELASTTAVKAAALSGAGPCVLSELAVGDELAARRLVEVPVAGAALGRALRAVWPAGARPAGPARDLLSLTRRN